From Bordetella flabilis, the proteins below share one genomic window:
- a CDS encoding catalase: MTDKTTPPTLTHATGAPVADNVNIQTAGPRGPALLQDVWLIEKLAHFDREVIPERRMHAKGAGAHGTFTVTHDITRYTKARIFSEVGKQTPLFARFSTVAGERGAADAERDIRGFALKFYTEEGNWDVVGNNTPVFFFRDPLRFPDLNHAIKRDPRTGLRSAENNWDFWTLLPEALHQVTIVMSERGIPRTFRHMHGFGSHTYSFINAANERTWVKFHFRTQQGVENLTDAQAQELVGADRETHQRDLFESIERGDFPRWTLFIQVMTDAQAKAFRFNPFDLTKVWPKGEFPLIEVGYFELNRNPENFFAETEQAAFSPANIVPGVGYSPDKMLQARLFSYGDAQRYRLGVNFNHIPVNAPKCPFHSYHRDGAMRTDGNLGGTPSYWPNSKGVWTDQPQLNEPPLEIDGAAAHWDHRVDDDHYQQPGDLFRKMNAAQRQALFDNTARQVGGASREIQQRHIDNCAKADPEYGAGVAAALVRLGAGTL, encoded by the coding sequence ATGACCGATAAAACGACCCCGCCCACGCTGACTCACGCAACGGGCGCGCCCGTCGCCGATAACGTGAATATCCAGACCGCGGGGCCGCGCGGTCCGGCGCTGCTGCAGGATGTGTGGCTGATCGAAAAGCTGGCGCACTTCGACCGGGAGGTGATTCCGGAACGCCGCATGCATGCGAAAGGCGCCGGTGCGCATGGCACGTTCACGGTCACGCACGATATCACCCGCTATACCAAGGCCCGCATCTTTTCGGAGGTGGGCAAGCAGACCCCCTTGTTCGCGCGATTTTCCACCGTCGCGGGCGAACGCGGCGCGGCGGATGCCGAGCGCGATATCCGCGGCTTCGCACTGAAGTTCTACACGGAAGAAGGGAATTGGGATGTGGTGGGGAACAACACGCCGGTGTTCTTCTTCCGCGATCCTTTGCGCTTTCCGGACCTGAATCACGCGATCAAGCGCGATCCGCGCACGGGCCTGCGGAGCGCGGAAAATAACTGGGACTTCTGGACGCTGCTTCCGGAAGCGCTGCACCAGGTGACGATCGTCATGAGCGAACGCGGAATTCCGCGCACCTTCCGACATATGCATGGGTTCGGAAGCCATACCTACAGTTTCATCAACGCGGCGAACGAGCGGACCTGGGTCAAGTTCCATTTCCGCACCCAACAGGGCGTCGAGAACCTGACCGATGCGCAAGCGCAGGAGTTGGTCGGTGCGGACCGGGAGACGCATCAACGGGACTTGTTCGAAAGCATCGAGCGCGGCGACTTTCCTCGCTGGACGCTGTTCATCCAGGTGATGACCGATGCCCAGGCCAAGGCGTTCCGCTTCAACCCTTTCGACCTGACGAAGGTATGGCCCAAGGGCGAATTCCCGCTGATCGAGGTGGGCTATTTCGAGTTGAACCGCAACCCGGAGAACTTCTTCGCCGAAACGGAGCAGGCTGCCTTTTCGCCGGCGAACATCGTGCCGGGCGTCGGCTACTCGCCAGACAAAATGCTGCAGGCGCGGCTGTTTTCCTATGGCGACGCCCAGCGCTACCGCCTGGGTGTCAATTTCAACCACATTCCGGTCAATGCGCCGAAGTGCCCGTTCCACAGCTATCACCGCGATGGCGCGATGCGCACCGACGGCAATCTGGGCGGCACGCCATCCTACTGGCCGAACAGCAAGGGCGTGTGGACGGACCAGCCGCAGTTGAACGAACCGCCGCTGGAAATCGACGGCGCCGCGGCCCACTGGGACCACCGCGTCGACGATGATCATTACCAGCAGCCAGGCGACCTGTTCCGCAAGATGAACGCCGCGCAGCGCCAGGCGCTGTTCGACAATACGGCGCGGCAGGTTGGCGGCGCGTCCAGGGAAATCCAGCAGCGTCACATCGACAACTGTGCCAAGGCCGATCCGGAGTACGGTGCCGGGGTGGCGGCCGCGTTGGTGCGGCTGGGCGCCGGGACGTTGTAG
- a CDS encoding TetR/AcrR family transcriptional regulator, with the protein MFAEGHQGHFLVTTNISPKRGRPRSFDTETALEIGQRLFHAHGYDAVGLAALTDALGIKPPSFYKAFGSKAEFFSRVLDRYTRSSAAVALEGILRTRRPPRDALAELLERAAQTYARDPQLRGCLVLEAARSGGDDEAAALARRSAAQRREEIRAFVALSHPDMADAVTDYVACTMSGLSASAREGMTEARLITVAKAAAAGLDALLSKPPRRAGSARPGATARKA; encoded by the coding sequence TTGTTCGCCGAGGGGCATCAAGGACATTTTTTAGTGACAACTAATATTTCGCCGAAGCGCGGCCGCCCGCGCAGCTTCGATACTGAGACGGCATTGGAAATTGGCCAGCGCCTGTTCCACGCGCACGGGTATGACGCGGTCGGACTGGCCGCGCTGACCGATGCGCTGGGGATCAAGCCGCCGAGCTTCTACAAGGCCTTCGGCAGCAAAGCGGAGTTCTTCAGCCGCGTGCTGGACCGGTATACCCGATCGTCGGCAGCGGTGGCTCTGGAGGGGATACTGCGCACGCGCCGTCCGCCCAGGGACGCACTGGCGGAACTCCTTGAGCGTGCCGCACAGACGTACGCGCGCGATCCGCAATTGCGTGGCTGCCTGGTCCTGGAAGCGGCGCGAAGCGGAGGCGATGACGAGGCCGCCGCGCTTGCCCGCCGCTCGGCGGCGCAGCGGCGCGAGGAAATCCGGGCGTTCGTCGCCCTCTCCCACCCCGACATGGCGGATGCCGTCACCGACTATGTCGCCTGCACCATGTCCGGCCTGTCGGCCAGCGCGCGGGAAGGGATGACCGAAGCCAGGTTGATCACGGTCGCCAAGGCAGCCGCGGCCGGACTGGACGCCCTGCTCTCCAAACCGCCGCGCCGCGCAGGATCGGCACGGCCCGGCGCAACCGCGCGGAAAGCATAA
- the bdcA gene encoding SDR family oxidoreductase translates to MMNDFMGKKVMVIGGSRGIGAAIVSAFTGAGAKVQFTYAGSEAAAKALAADTGATAVYSDAGDREGLLATVRDAGPLDILVFNAGVLVSGDPLTIDPDAVDRLIDINVRAPYHAAVEAARTMPEGGRIIVIGSVNGDRIPFPGLAAYSMSKSALQGMARGLARDFGPRGITVNVVQPGPTDTDMNPATGPMAADMHSVMAIKRHGTAQDVASLVVYLSGSHASGITGAMHTIDGGFGA, encoded by the coding sequence ATGATGAACGATTTTATGGGCAAGAAGGTAATGGTCATCGGCGGCAGCCGGGGTATCGGCGCGGCGATTGTGTCGGCCTTCACCGGCGCAGGCGCGAAGGTGCAATTTACCTATGCGGGTTCGGAGGCGGCCGCCAAGGCGCTCGCGGCCGATACGGGCGCCACGGCGGTCTATTCCGATGCAGGCGACCGGGAAGGATTGCTGGCCACGGTACGCGATGCCGGCCCGCTTGATATCCTGGTGTTCAACGCGGGCGTGCTGGTCAGCGGCGACCCCTTGACCATCGATCCCGATGCCGTGGACCGCCTTATCGATATCAATGTGCGGGCGCCGTATCACGCCGCGGTGGAAGCGGCGCGGACCATGCCGGAGGGCGGCCGGATCATAGTGATCGGATCGGTGAACGGCGACCGGATACCGTTTCCGGGCCTGGCAGCCTATTCGATGAGCAAGTCGGCCTTGCAGGGCATGGCTCGCGGCCTGGCGCGGGATTTCGGACCGCGTGGGATTACCGTCAACGTCGTGCAGCCAGGACCGACGGACACCGACATGAATCCGGCGACCGGCCCGATGGCGGCGGACATGCACAGCGTCATGGCGATCAAGCGGCATGGCACGGCGCAGGATGTGGCGAGCCTGGTGGTATACCTGTCCGGGTCGCATGCCAGCGGCATTACAGGGGCGATGCATACCATCGACGGGGGTTTTGGCGCCTGA
- a CDS encoding GFA family protein, translating into MNYQGSCHCGNVKFEAEGEIASALSCNCSMCQRKGMLMWFVSRSAMRVLTPEENAGAYLFNKHAIKHRFCLTCGIHPYSEGTTPAGEPMAAINIRCIDGIDLQAIPVNHFDGRSIR; encoded by the coding sequence ATGAACTACCAGGGAAGCTGCCACTGCGGCAACGTAAAGTTCGAAGCCGAAGGCGAGATCGCCTCTGCGCTATCGTGCAATTGCTCCATGTGCCAGCGCAAGGGAATGCTGATGTGGTTCGTTTCCCGCAGTGCGATGCGCGTGCTTACGCCGGAGGAAAACGCCGGCGCCTATCTGTTCAACAAGCACGCCATCAAGCACCGTTTCTGCCTGACCTGCGGCATCCATCCCTATAGCGAAGGCACGACGCCGGCGGGCGAGCCCATGGCGGCCATCAATATCCGCTGTATCGACGGCATCGATCTGCAGGCCATTCCCGTGAATCACTTCGACGGGCGCTCCATCCGATAA
- a CDS encoding superoxide dismutase, translating to MAYTLPPLPYAYDALEPHIDAQTMEIHYTKHHQTYINNVNAALEGANLSFPPVEELVADIDKLPEAVRGPVRNNGGGHANHSLFWTVMSPDGGGAPDGKLAAAIDADLGGMEKFKEAFTKAALTRFGSGWAWLSVTPQKKLVVESTANQDSPLMTGNTPVLGLDVWEHAYYLKYQNRRPEYIAAFYNVVNWPEVARRYEAAIA from the coding sequence ATGGCCTATACCCTGCCTCCCCTGCCATACGCCTATGACGCGCTTGAACCTCATATCGATGCGCAGACGATGGAGATCCACTACACCAAACACCACCAGACCTATATCAACAACGTGAACGCGGCGCTGGAGGGCGCGAACCTGTCCTTTCCGCCGGTCGAGGAACTGGTCGCGGACATCGACAAGCTGCCGGAGGCCGTGCGCGGTCCGGTGCGCAACAACGGCGGCGGCCACGCCAACCACAGCCTGTTCTGGACCGTCATGTCTCCCGACGGCGGCGGCGCGCCGGACGGCAAGTTGGCCGCCGCCATCGACGCCGACCTCGGCGGCATGGAGAAATTCAAGGAAGCCTTCACCAAGGCTGCCCTGACCCGCTTCGGCAGCGGATGGGCGTGGCTCAGTGTCACGCCGCAGAAGAAGCTGGTTGTCGAAAGTACCGCCAACCAGGATAGTCCCCTGATGACGGGCAATACGCCCGTGCTGGGACTCGACGTGTGGGAACACGCGTACTACCTGAAGTACCAGAATCGCCGGCCGGAATATATTGCGGCGTTCTACAATGTCGTCAATTGGCCGGAAGTCGCACGTCGTTACGAGGCGGCGATCGCCTAG
- a CDS encoding NAD(P)H-dependent oxidoreductase: protein MNVLVVYAHPERRSLNGSLKDFTVRHLRDAGHTVQVSDLYAMHWKAALDADDFPHRDPGARLDASLDSRHAFETGRQSQDIAIEQDKLRRADAVILVFPLWWFSMPAILKGWVERVYAYGFGYGVGEHSDTRWGDRYGEGMLAGKRAMLVVTAGGWESHYGPRGINGPIDHILFPIQHGILYYPGYDVLPPFVVYRTGRIDAARYAAICKELGRRLDTLRDTAPIPFRRQNGGAYEIPALTLRPDVAPGQVGFAAHIESPPPSSVVPGEAVDPAVA from the coding sequence ATGAACGTTCTGGTCGTCTACGCCCACCCCGAACGCCGTTCATTGAATGGTTCGCTGAAAGACTTCACCGTCCGGCATCTGCGCGACGCCGGTCATACAGTCCAGGTATCCGACCTGTATGCCATGCATTGGAAAGCGGCGCTGGACGCCGACGACTTCCCGCATAGGGATCCTGGCGCCCGGCTTGATGCTTCCCTGGACTCCAGGCACGCCTTCGAAACCGGCCGGCAGAGCCAGGACATCGCCATCGAGCAAGACAAGCTGCGTAGGGCGGATGCCGTGATCCTGGTATTCCCCTTGTGGTGGTTCTCGATGCCCGCCATCCTGAAAGGCTGGGTCGAGCGTGTCTATGCCTATGGCTTCGGCTATGGCGTGGGAGAACACTCGGACACCCGCTGGGGCGATCGCTACGGCGAAGGCATGCTGGCCGGCAAGCGCGCGATGCTGGTCGTCACCGCCGGTGGATGGGAGTCCCACTACGGCCCGCGCGGGATCAACGGCCCCATCGACCATATCCTCTTTCCGATCCAGCACGGAATCCTGTACTACCCGGGCTACGATGTCTTGCCGCCGTTCGTCGTCTACCGCACGGGCCGCATCGACGCGGCCCGCTACGCCGCCATTTGCAAGGAGCTCGGACGCCGACTCGATACGCTCCGGGATACCGCGCCCATCCCATTTCGACGGCAAAACGGCGGTGCGTATGAAATTCCTGCCCTCACGCTGAGACCGGACGTCGCCCCAGGCCAGGTGGGTTTCGCGGCCCATATCGAATCGCCCCCGCCATCCAGCGTCGTACCGGGCGAAGCAGTCGACCCCGCGGTTGCTTGA
- a CDS encoding LysR substrate-binding domain-containing protein — MPGIAVINLRRLDVNLLVTLDVLLSECNVTRSAERLHLSQPSVSVHLAKLRDIFSDPLLLPGARGMRPTARAEALREPLRMALEALERAVAPAEPFVPAQATHTWRAAASDYSESTVLLPALRRLRSAAPGTRLAVLELAPPLLARQLEQGDIDLAFHTTEGAPPALRRRALFKERYVLVGRAGHPRLARRPSLAQFGSLEHVIVSPDGGGFHGVTDQALAAAGMTRRVVLSVPHFLFVRAVLEQSDLVAMLPSRLVRDSDALRVVEPPVEVPGYEMSMLWHERSHRDAAHQWLRDCIADAV, encoded by the coding sequence ATTCCAGGTATTGCCGTGATTAATTTGCGTAGGCTGGACGTTAACCTCCTCGTCACGCTGGATGTCCTGCTGTCGGAATGCAATGTGACGCGCTCGGCCGAACGTTTGCATCTCTCCCAGCCGTCGGTCAGCGTGCACCTGGCCAAGCTGCGGGATATTTTTTCCGATCCCCTGCTGTTGCCAGGGGCCCGGGGAATGCGGCCGACCGCCAGGGCCGAAGCCCTGCGCGAGCCATTGCGCATGGCCCTCGAAGCGCTGGAGCGCGCGGTGGCGCCCGCCGAGCCGTTCGTCCCGGCGCAGGCCACCCATACCTGGCGTGCCGCCGCCAGCGACTACAGCGAATCCACCGTCCTGCTGCCCGCGCTGAGGCGGCTGCGATCGGCGGCGCCCGGCACCCGGCTGGCTGTTCTGGAACTGGCGCCGCCCTTGCTTGCCCGCCAATTGGAGCAGGGGGACATCGACCTGGCCTTCCATACGACAGAGGGTGCGCCCCCGGCGCTGCGCCGCCGGGCGCTGTTCAAGGAAAGATACGTCCTGGTGGGAAGGGCGGGGCATCCCCGTTTGGCCAGGCGTCCCAGCCTGGCGCAATTCGGGTCACTCGAACACGTGATCGTGTCCCCGGATGGCGGCGGTTTCCATGGCGTTACGGACCAGGCGCTCGCAGCCGCCGGCATGACGCGGCGGGTCGTGCTTTCCGTGCCTCATTTTCTGTTCGTGCGTGCCGTTCTGGAGCAATCGGACCTGGTGGCCATGCTGCCCTCGCGCCTGGTGCGCGACAGCGACGCGTTGCGCGTCGTGGAGCCGCCCGTGGAAGTGCCCGGATACGAGATGTCCATGCTATGGCACGAACGGTCGCACCGCGATGCCGCGCACCAATGGTTGCGCGATTGCATCGCGGACGCCGTGTGA
- the msrA gene encoding peptide-methionine (S)-S-oxide reductase MsrA: MNQERAVLAGGCFWGMQDLIRGFDGVISTRVGYTGGDVPNATYRNHGTHAEAIEIIFDPSRTSYRQILEFFFQIHDPTTRNRQGNDVGTSYRSAIYYTNEAQKRIAEDTIADVDASGLWPGKVVTEVAAAGPFWEAEPEHQDYLERIPNGYTCHFVRPNWRLPRRAA, from the coding sequence ATGAATCAAGAACGCGCTGTGCTCGCAGGCGGCTGCTTCTGGGGCATGCAAGACCTTATCCGCGGTTTCGACGGCGTCATTTCCACCCGGGTCGGCTATACCGGGGGCGACGTGCCGAATGCCACGTATCGCAATCATGGCACCCATGCCGAAGCGATCGAAATCATTTTCGACCCGTCCCGGACCAGCTATCGGCAGATCCTGGAGTTCTTCTTCCAGATCCACGACCCCACGACCCGCAACAGGCAGGGCAACGACGTCGGCACCAGTTACCGCTCGGCTATTTACTACACGAACGAAGCGCAGAAGCGCATCGCCGAGGACACCATCGCGGACGTGGATGCCTCGGGCCTGTGGCCCGGCAAGGTAGTCACCGAAGTGGCGGCAGCCGGCCCGTTCTGGGAAGCCGAACCGGAGCACCAGGACTATCTGGAACGGATACCGAACGGCTATACCTGCCACTTCGTCCGGCCCAACTGGCGCTTGCCCAGGCGCGCGGCCTGA
- the msrB gene encoding peptide-methionine (R)-S-oxide reductase MsrB has protein sequence MSTYRKDPDAIANLTPEQYRVTQESATERAGTGEYLDNKEPGIYVDIVSGEPLFASSDKYESGCGWPSFTKPIEPAHINELRDSSYGMIRTEVRSVHGDSHLGHVFPDGPPDRGGLRYCINSASLRFIPRDRMEAEGYGAYLDQVEDVR, from the coding sequence ATGAGCACGTACCGCAAAGACCCGGACGCCATCGCGAATCTCACGCCCGAGCAGTACCGCGTGACGCAGGAAAGCGCCACCGAACGCGCCGGCACCGGCGAGTATCTCGATAACAAGGAACCGGGCATCTATGTCGATATTGTTTCCGGCGAACCCTTGTTCGCCTCGTCGGACAAGTATGAGTCGGGTTGCGGCTGGCCCAGCTTTACCAAGCCTATCGAACCGGCGCACATCAACGAACTGCGCGACAGCTCTTATGGCATGATCCGCACCGAAGTGCGGTCGGTCCATGGCGACAGCCATCTGGGCCATGTTTTCCCCGACGGCCCGCCCGACCGCGGCGGCCTGCGCTACTGCATCAATTCCGCGTCGCTGCGCTTCATTCCGCGCGACAGGATGGAAGCCGAAGGCTACGGGGCTTATCTCGATCAGGTGGAGGACGTACGATGA
- a CDS encoding PepSY-associated TM helix domain-containing protein: protein MKIRTFRGWYWVHKWTSLVCMVFLLLLCLTGLPLIFGHEIDHWLGNGVEVAEMPQSSRAARVDDILARALARHPDTAVRYVTADDEDPVWFVSLSSRTAPRAGGVLLTYDARSGELLRDTPLRTGFMRIMVKLHTDLFAGLAGTLLLGLMGALFIASIVSGIVVYGPLMKKLPYGTVRRDRSARLRWLDLHNVLGMGTVSWAVVVGATGVLLTLSKPVYGVWQATELRSMIAPHAALPAPASLTSLDAALALARQEEPGMVPAFVAYPGTPLAGHRHYAVFMRGDAAVTARLIKPVLVDAETGAFAGKRDMPWYVAALRISGPLHFGDYGAMPLKLLWAVLDLITIAVLASGIYLWLGRRPPGRGGLVSAANAHSGGASPTAMTASGQARVGR from the coding sequence ATGAAGATCCGGACCTTTCGTGGCTGGTATTGGGTCCATAAGTGGACAAGCCTGGTATGCATGGTGTTCCTGCTGCTGCTTTGCCTGACGGGGCTTCCCCTGATTTTCGGGCATGAGATCGACCATTGGCTGGGCAATGGAGTCGAGGTTGCGGAGATGCCGCAATCCAGCCGTGCCGCGCGGGTGGACGATATCCTGGCCCGGGCGCTTGCGCGGCATCCGGACACGGCCGTGCGGTATGTCACCGCCGACGACGAGGACCCTGTATGGTTCGTTTCCCTGTCATCGCGCACGGCGCCGCGCGCCGGAGGAGTGCTGCTTACCTATGATGCGCGCTCCGGCGAGTTGTTACGCGACACGCCCTTGCGAACGGGCTTTATGCGGATCATGGTGAAGCTGCATACGGATCTGTTCGCTGGCCTGGCCGGCACCTTGCTATTGGGGCTGATGGGCGCGCTGTTCATCGCCTCTATCGTTTCCGGCATCGTCGTCTATGGGCCGCTCATGAAGAAGCTGCCATACGGTACGGTACGGCGCGACCGCTCCGCGCGCCTGAGGTGGCTGGACCTGCATAACGTCCTGGGCATGGGGACGGTGTCCTGGGCGGTCGTCGTTGGCGCGACCGGCGTCCTGCTGACTCTGTCCAAGCCGGTATACGGAGTATGGCAGGCCACCGAACTGCGATCCATGATCGCGCCCCATGCGGCGCTGCCGGCGCCCGCTTCGCTCACATCGCTGGACGCCGCCCTGGCATTGGCGCGGCAGGAAGAGCCGGGGATGGTGCCGGCGTTCGTGGCATACCCCGGTACGCCGCTGGCGGGGCATCGGCATTATGCGGTGTTCATGCGCGGGGATGCGGCGGTGACAGCGCGCCTGATCAAACCCGTGCTGGTGGACGCCGAAACGGGCGCCTTCGCCGGCAAACGCGATATGCCCTGGTATGTCGCCGCGCTGCGGATTTCCGGTCCCCTCCATTTCGGCGATTACGGTGCGATGCCGCTGAAGCTGCTGTGGGCGGTGTTGGATCTGATCACCATCGCGGTCCTGGCCAGCGGGATCTATCTGTGGCTGGGCAGACGTCCACCCGGGCGGGGTGGGCTCGTATCGGCGGCGAATGCACATAGCGGCGGTGCTTCACCGACCGCAATGACGGCTTCGGGCCAGGCGCGGGTGGGTCGATGA